A single window of Leptospira semungkisensis DNA harbors:
- the dnaA gene encoding chromosomal replication initiator protein DnaA yields the protein MDPSWQRVLEEVSKEIPPTYFDKFIHTLQLESLTDDRCILIAPSSNIKTHVEKKYQNYIEEAIFRASGNRIPVEIVLESPSNLNQVLKENFKDRSYSFNQDYTFDNFIVGSTNRLAFSAATECVKNPAEINPLYLFGKVGVGKTHLLHAIGAEILKREPWKTVHYVDIKSFMSEFLFALQSRDSIESFKIKYQSYNCLLIDDIQLLNTGAEKTQEEFFTIFNFLFERKRQIVIASDRPSSELPLHDRLKSRFVTGVQADIQAPDKETRIGILEKNCQILNLGLSTEHIALIADLIEDDTRALLGALNDLALHKRAFSHLFFTSSMIEEILKNRIFRKKNFQLSQDKVIEHISSLYQLDPKEVMGKSRKPEYVIPRHLCMYVLHIGFRLNKSQVGRMFSSEHTTVIHGVRNIEKKIKEDKDFSIKVEEILNRFRFQ from the coding sequence TTGGACCCTAGCTGGCAACGTGTATTAGAGGAAGTCTCCAAAGAAATTCCTCCTACTTACTTTGATAAGTTTATACATACATTGCAATTAGAGAGTCTTACGGACGATCGTTGTATACTTATAGCTCCTTCTTCAAATATCAAAACACATGTAGAGAAGAAGTACCAAAATTATATCGAAGAAGCTATCTTTCGCGCGAGTGGAAATAGAATACCAGTAGAGATTGTCTTAGAATCTCCTTCTAATTTAAATCAAGTCTTGAAGGAAAACTTCAAGGATCGTTCTTATTCTTTTAATCAAGATTATACTTTTGATAATTTCATAGTCGGAAGCACGAATCGGTTAGCCTTTAGTGCCGCTACAGAGTGTGTAAAAAATCCTGCAGAGATCAATCCTCTCTATCTATTCGGAAAAGTAGGTGTGGGTAAGACACATCTCCTTCATGCAATCGGTGCAGAGATTCTAAAGAGAGAGCCTTGGAAAACAGTCCATTATGTGGACATTAAATCATTTATGAGCGAGTTCTTATTCGCTCTTCAGTCCAGGGACTCTATCGAGTCTTTCAAAATTAAGTACCAATCTTATAACTGTCTTTTAATCGATGATATTCAGCTCTTAAACACTGGAGCGGAGAAAACCCAAGAGGAATTCTTCACTATTTTTAATTTCTTATTCGAGAGAAAGAGACAGATCGTCATCGCTTCGGATCGTCCCAGCTCTGAACTTCCTCTACATGACCGTTTGAAATCTCGCTTTGTAACCGGAGTCCAGGCAGATATCCAAGCTCCAGATAAAGAAACTCGTATTGGAATCCTGGAAAAAAACTGCCAAATCCTGAATCTAGGTCTTTCTACAGAACATATCGCTTTAATTGCCGACCTGATCGAAGATGATACCAGGGCATTGCTTGGAGCTTTGAACGATCTTGCTCTTCATAAGAGAGCGTTTTCTCATCTATTCTTCACAAGCTCAATGATAGAAGAGATCTTAAAGAACAGGATCTTTCGTAAAAAGAACTTCCAACTCAGCCAAGACAAGGTCATCGAACATATCTCTTCTCTATACCAATTGGATCCGAAAGAGGTCATGGGAAAAAGTCGCAAACCTGAATACGTTATTCCTCGCCATCTCTGCATGTATGTTTTGCATATTGGCTTTCGACTGAATAAAAGTCAGGTGGGCCGCATGTTCAGTAGCGAGCATACTACGGTAATTCATGGCGTTCGCAACATAGAGAAAAAGATCAAAGAAGATAAAGATTTTTCCATTAAAGTAGAAGAAATTCTAAATCGATTCCGCTTCCAATAA
- a CDS encoding branched-chain amino acid transaminase gives MPESIKKLSYFEGKIVPESEANINIKTHALQYGTTVFGGIRGYYDDKSDNLYVFRILDHYKRLVNSTRIMQLQFTKSPEELRDITIELLKQSGYKRNVYLRPFIYTSALQLSPRFHDVPTELAIYVLELDDYLDTKRGLTTMVSSWRRFDDTVIPTLSKVSGGYVNSALAKSEAVQNGYDEAIFLDGRGFVSEGSAENIFLVRDGKIITPSISSSLLEGITRRSVLQLAKDFGYEVIERDITRSELYIADEIFFSGTGVQIAWVSEVDRRKIGTGEMGPITKKLQSTFFDLVVGKNPNYKHWLTPIY, from the coding sequence ATGCCCGAATCCATCAAGAAACTCTCTTACTTCGAAGGAAAAATAGTCCCAGAGTCAGAAGCGAATATCAATATCAAAACTCATGCTCTTCAATACGGAACAACCGTCTTCGGTGGTATTCGTGGTTACTACGATGACAAGAGTGATAACCTCTATGTCTTTCGCATCTTAGATCATTATAAAAGATTAGTGAACTCTACTCGAATCATGCAGTTGCAATTCACAAAATCTCCAGAAGAACTCAGAGACATAACGATCGAACTTCTTAAGCAATCAGGTTATAAAAGGAATGTTTATCTCAGACCATTTATTTATACCTCTGCTCTTCAATTGTCTCCGAGGTTCCACGATGTTCCTACTGAACTTGCTATCTATGTTCTTGAGTTGGATGATTACTTAGACACAAAGCGTGGTCTTACCACTATGGTTTCAAGTTGGAGAAGGTTCGACGATACTGTCATCCCTACTCTTTCTAAAGTTTCCGGCGGTTATGTGAACTCAGCTCTCGCAAAATCCGAAGCAGTTCAAAACGGATATGACGAAGCAATCTTTCTAGATGGAAGAGGTTTCGTAAGTGAAGGCTCTGCCGAAAATATTTTCTTAGTGAGAGATGGTAAGATCATCACTCCTTCTATCTCTTCTTCTTTGTTGGAAGGAATTACTAGACGTTCCGTTCTCCAACTTGCAAAAGACTTCGGATACGAAGTCATCGAAAGAGATATTACTCGAAGCGAACTTTATATCGCGGATGAGATCTTTTTCTCGGGAACGGGAGTGCAGATCGCTTGGGTAAGTGAAGTAGATAGGAGAAAAATCGGAACCGGAGAAATGGGACCGATCACAAAGAAACTACAATCAACTTTCTTTGATCTGGTGGTCGGAAAGAATCCGAATTATAAACACTGGTTGACTCCTATTTATTAA